One Terriglobia bacterium DNA window includes the following coding sequences:
- a CDS encoding GIY-YIG nuclease family protein, producing the protein MARIRTVKPELFKHEELYQAERESGLPLRLAFIGLFTVADREGRFKWRPNEIKLDVLPYDELDFEEVLDGLHAAGFIFKFFVGGKPYGAIPTFAEHQAINNREMDSKLPGPNGPEVQPGIPDGKTFVYLIVSPHAKAFKIGRSRNIDGKLRDIRAMSACPIELADYILGDKNLEAEIYRALIGHRNHGDWFRCSEEAASILGAWFTRASRVSDVCGTRRDEAAENKTLDSDLGAFHPNSRVADACPTPLDSAQGEGKGKEGKGKEGDVCSERKASSPTVISIPLVSGNERNITQADISEWSNLFPAVDVMQELRKMRAWCIANPNRRKTPKGILRFITIWLSREQDKGRGAINPIQPAQGANTATPPTPEHKFDWSHCEICQGDGRLHVRTKAAPGSEPAPDDPVVPFYKLSDPRRIVSLDAEYPSKEWRIVNFRCSCPAGKAKTIPQSWPRLKPPLQSLNADEWPVTAGVVH; encoded by the coding sequence ATGGCTCGCATCAGAACGGTCAAACCAGAGCTGTTCAAGCATGAGGAGTTGTACCAGGCCGAGAGGGAGTCTGGGCTCCCGCTCAGACTGGCATTCATTGGGCTTTTTACCGTGGCCGACCGGGAGGGGCGCTTCAAGTGGCGTCCGAACGAGATCAAGCTCGACGTCCTGCCGTACGACGAACTGGATTTTGAGGAGGTCCTGGATGGGTTGCACGCGGCTGGCTTTATCTTCAAATTCTTCGTTGGAGGGAAGCCCTACGGGGCTATCCCAACATTCGCGGAACATCAAGCGATTAACAACAGGGAAATGGACAGCAAGCTTCCTGGTCCGAATGGCCCCGAAGTGCAGCCAGGGATTCCGGACGGAAAGACATTCGTTTACCTTATCGTTTCTCCGCACGCGAAGGCGTTCAAGATTGGCAGGTCGCGCAACATTGACGGCAAGCTGAGAGACATCCGGGCGATGTCGGCGTGCCCTATCGAGTTGGCTGATTACATCCTGGGCGACAAAAACCTGGAAGCTGAAATATATCGGGCGCTCATCGGCCATCGCAACCACGGGGATTGGTTCCGGTGCAGCGAGGAAGCCGCTTCGATACTCGGCGCGTGGTTCACGCGTGCTTCACGCGTTTCTGACGTGTGCGGCACGCGACGGGATGAAGCAGCCGAAAACAAGACGCTGGACAGCGATCTTGGGGCATTCCACCCAAATTCACGCGTGGCTGACGCGTGCCCCACGCCACTTGATAGCGCTCAAGGGGAAGGGAAGGGAAAGGAAGGGAAAGGAAAGGAAGGAGATGTATGCTCGGAGCGCAAAGCGTCCTCGCCCACCGTCATCTCGATTCCACTTGTTAGCGGCAACGAACGCAACATCACCCAGGCAGATATTTCGGAGTGGTCCAATCTCTTCCCGGCTGTTGATGTCATGCAGGAGCTCAGGAAAATGCGGGCTTGGTGCATAGCCAACCCCAACCGCCGGAAAACGCCCAAAGGAATTCTGCGATTTATCACTATCTGGCTTTCCAGGGAGCAGGACAAGGGACGCGGCGCCATAAATCCAATCCAGCCAGCCCAGGGTGCCAATACCGCTACGCCGCCGACTCCTGAGCACAAGTTCGACTGGAGCCATTGCGAGATTTGCCAAGGCGATGGGCGCCTCCATGTTCGGACCAAGGCCGCTCCTGGCAGCGAGCCGGCACCGGATGATCCGGTAGTTCCCTTCTACAAGCTGTCGGATCCCCGGCGGATCGTAAGCCTAGACGCCGAGTATCCGAGCAAGGAATGGCGCATTGTGAATTTCCGCTGCTCATGCCCTGCCGGGAAAGCCAAGACGATCCCGCAATCTTGGCCGCGGTTGAAACCACCTCTGCAGTCGTTGAACGCAGACGAGTGGCCAGTAACCGCAGGTGTTGTGCATTGA
- the dnaB gene encoding replicative DNA helicase, producing MSVTKFKPSENRSIPCSLDAEKAVLGVALLDDKAIYTARALLTPEEFYPEAHRRIFEAMSVLAVQGRPIEIITVKNELERMDALDKAGGAVYLASLTDGMPRALNVEHYARIVKDKSALRRTIQVANEAIQKCFAGEHTPEEVLNAAQQGLFRIAGQAFRGGFESTASLMGRVYKAIEEQAEKKSTITGVPSGFPCLDKLTAGFQPGDLVILAARPAMGKTTLALNVAAHVALCRHRSVGVFSLEMTKEQLMKRLLAGEADVEAHRLNTGFLGRDDWGKIATAAARIAEARMHIDDTAGVSVMEVLSKARQLQMQHGLDLLVIDYLQLMSAGRRIENKVQEITEISKGLKTLAKELKIPIIALSQLSRAMEKSSGGRRRPQLSDLRESGSIEQDADTVIFLYEDDPANDTELIIGKQRNGPTGTVRLRFLREFNKFIEMTEREEAAVSGYE from the coding sequence GTGAGCGTAACCAAATTCAAGCCGTCGGAAAACAGGTCCATCCCGTGCAGTCTCGATGCCGAGAAAGCGGTCCTGGGCGTCGCGCTTCTTGACGACAAGGCGATCTACACAGCCCGCGCGCTACTCACGCCCGAGGAGTTCTACCCTGAAGCTCACCGTCGCATCTTTGAGGCAATGAGCGTCTTGGCCGTTCAAGGCCGACCGATCGAAATCATTACGGTCAAGAACGAACTCGAAAGAATGGACGCCCTGGACAAGGCCGGCGGGGCTGTGTACCTGGCCTCGCTGACTGATGGGATGCCACGAGCGCTCAACGTCGAGCACTACGCCCGGATCGTCAAAGACAAGTCCGCCCTGCGGCGGACAATTCAGGTTGCGAACGAGGCGATCCAGAAGTGCTTCGCCGGTGAGCATACGCCCGAGGAGGTCCTGAACGCTGCGCAGCAGGGCCTGTTTCGGATAGCAGGCCAGGCGTTCCGGGGCGGGTTCGAATCGACAGCGTCGCTGATGGGGCGCGTCTACAAAGCAATCGAGGAGCAGGCTGAGAAAAAGTCTACCATCACGGGAGTTCCATCCGGATTTCCGTGCCTCGACAAACTGACGGCGGGATTCCAGCCGGGCGACCTCGTGATCCTGGCTGCCCGCCCCGCAATGGGGAAAACCACGCTTGCGCTCAACGTGGCTGCGCATGTCGCGCTCTGCCGCCACCGTTCCGTTGGCGTCTTCAGCCTGGAAATGACCAAGGAGCAGCTGATGAAGCGGCTGCTGGCCGGCGAAGCCGACGTAGAGGCTCACCGGTTGAACACTGGATTCCTTGGGCGAGACGACTGGGGCAAGATCGCCACGGCAGCGGCCCGGATTGCCGAAGCGCGAATGCATATCGACGACACTGCCGGCGTGTCCGTCATGGAAGTGCTATCCAAGGCACGTCAACTCCAAATGCAGCACGGGCTCGATCTGCTCGTCATCGATTACCTGCAGTTGATGTCAGCTGGCAGGCGGATCGAGAACAAGGTTCAGGAAATCACCGAGATCTCGAAGGGCCTGAAGACGCTCGCGAAGGAGCTGAAGATCCCCATTATTGCTCTCAGCCAGCTGAGTCGGGCGATGGAGAAATCATCCGGCGGGCGGCGCCGACCGCAGCTATCGGATCTCCGGGAGTCCGGCTCGATCGAACAGGATGCCGATACCGTGATCTTCCTATACGAGGACGATCCTGCCAACGACACCGAGCTGATCATCGGGAAACAGCGCAACGGCCCGACCGGGACTGTGAGGCTGCGCTTCTTGCGCGAATTCAACAAGTTCATCGAGATGACTGAAAGGGAGGAGGCTGCTGTCAGTGGCTACGAGTAG